The genomic DNA TCACCAGTTCGGGCGAGATGGGCGCTGCGCCCGTGACGAGGAAGCGCGCGCGGTGGATGCCGATGAGCTTGCGCACGTTGTTCAGCGCCAGAAAGCGCGCCAGCATGAACTTCGCCTTCAGCAGTCCCCCTACCGGCTGGCCCGCCAGCACGCGGTCTGCAATGCGGGTGCCCACGCCAATCGACCAGGCATAGGCCGCCTGCTGCAGGCGCGTGGATTCCTTGAGCGCGATCATCACGCCCGAATAGAACTTCTCCCACACGCGCGGCACGGCGGTGAACACCGTGGGCGCGATCTCGCGCACGTTCTCGGGCACGGTGTCGGGGTTCTCGACGAAGTTCAGGCGCGAGCCGGTGTACAGCGAGAAGTACTCGCCGCCCATGCGCTCGGCGATGTGGCACAGCGGCAGGAAGCACATGGCCTCGTCGTCTTCGGTGCGCGATATCAGCGTGTTGTAGCCGCGCACCGTGTAGGTGAGCGCGGCGTGCGTGTGCATCGCACCCTTGGGCTTGCCGGTGGTGCCCGAGGTGTAGACGAGGATGGCCACGTCCTCGGGCTGGCAGGCCTGTACCCGGCGCATGAGCGCGTCGGGGTTCTGCTGGTTCCAGGCGCGGCCCATGTCGCGCAGCGCATCCAGGCTGATGACGCCCGGGTCCTGAAGGCCCCGCAGGCCCTCCATGTCGAACACGACGATCTTGCGCAGCAGCGGCAGGTTGGCGCGCACCTCCAGTGCCTTGTCGAGCTGCTCATCGTCTTCGACGAACAGCACGCTGGTGCTGGAGTCTTCGCTCAGGTAGTGCACCTGGGCGGCCGCGTCGGTGGGGTAGATGCCGTTGGACACGCCGCCGCAGCTGAGCACGGCCAGGTCGGCCAGCACCCATTCGATGTTGGTGCTCGACAGGATGGAGGCGCAGTCGCCGCGCGCAAACCCCAGCGACATGAGTCCGCCCGCGATCTCGCGCACGGCCTCGGCGGTCTGGTCCCAGGTCCAGCTCTTCCAGATCCCCATTTCCTTCTGGCGCATCCACACGCGCGGGCCGCGCTCGGCCACGGCGTTCCAGAACATGGCCGAGATGGTGCTGCCGGCCAGCACGTCGGTGCCGGCGGGCTGGATGTGATCGAGGTCCCAGAGATTGCTCATGTAGTCCTCAC from Acidovorax sp. A79 includes the following:
- a CDS encoding long-chain fatty acid--CoA ligase, with product MSNLWDLDHIQPAGTDVLAGSTISAMFWNAVAERGPRVWMRQKEMGIWKSWTWDQTAEAVREIAGGLMSLGFARGDCASILSSTNIEWVLADLAVLSCGGVSNGIYPTDAAAQVHYLSEDSSTSVLFVEDDEQLDKALEVRANLPLLRKIVVFDMEGLRGLQDPGVISLDALRDMGRAWNQQNPDALMRRVQACQPEDVAILVYTSGTTGKPKGAMHTHAALTYTVRGYNTLISRTEDDEAMCFLPLCHIAERMGGEYFSLYTGSRLNFVENPDTVPENVREIAPTVFTAVPRVWEKFYSGVMIALKESTRLQQAAYAWSIGVGTRIADRVLAGQPVGGLLKAKFMLARFLALNNVRKLIGIHRARFLVTGAAPISPELVKWYLALGVPMLEVWGMTETCGAATGVPASRIKPGSIGPAASYNEVRIDPATGEILVRGPNVFKGYLNLPEKTAETIDADGWLHTGDVGTIDADGYLRITDRMKDIIITAGGKNITPSELENELKFSPYVTDAVVIGDKLPYLTVIIMIDQENVEKYAQDNDVPFSNYASLTRAREVQDLIQAEIDRVNTRFARVEQIKKFFLLDTQLTAEDEELTPTMKLKRKLVQQKYAPQIDAMYR